A single genomic interval of Odontesthes bonariensis isolate fOdoBon6 chromosome 3, fOdoBon6.hap1, whole genome shotgun sequence harbors:
- the LOC142377587 gene encoding Krueppel-like factor 15 translates to MVDNSPVSEESFLPYSDSPQCCQLSDMVTDLGSYHMMPSPFSEDDLSESSSPRSCSSPDSQVLSSSYGSNSSAESHDSLLDYLLSQASLGGASSASVGSAAPVPLSTFLRNSQRDEPSKREPIKEENFDFLTWSHVETVEQRRGSFQPTLEEIEEFLEENMEMVTMKHEIQEGCPGLEVGAEAGLEWCSAASPEPKLKPEAKYSDHTVPTASTSSLISAASGETKTELVNHTHESNTGAKKGSTNRPSSADSRTNANGRPVVLQIQRVQVKQEPTVAPLTPVAQHSKPSPASDMKIAQLLVNIQGQTFALVPHILPSPGLNVSSKFVRIAPVPIAAKPLGLGDSLASQGSGILVGSQKFQKNPVADLIKMHKCTFPGCTKMYTKSSHLKAHLRRHTGEKPFACNWQGCGWRFSRSDELSRHRRSHSGVKPYQCLVCEKKFARSDHLSKHIKVHRFPRSSRTVRSAN, encoded by the exons ATGGTAGATAATTCTCCAGTAAGTGAGGAGTCTTTCCTTCCGTACAGTGACTCTCCACAGTGTTGTCAGCTGTCTGACATGGTCACAGATTTGGGCTCCTACCACATGATGCCCtcaccattttcagaggatgaCTTGAGTGAGTCCTCTAGCCCTCGATCCTGCTCCAGCCCAGACTCCCAGGTGCTCAGTTCCAGCTACGGCAGCAACTCTAGTGCTGAAAGTCACGACAGCCTCCTAGATTACCTGCTGTCCCAGGCATCTTTAGGAGGTGCCAGCAGTGCGTCTGTAGGATCTGCGGCACCTGTACCACTATCCACTTTTCTGCGGAACTCACAGAGAGATGAGCCCTCCAAACGTGAGCCAATAAAAGAGGAAAATTTTGACTTCCTCACCTGGTCCCATGTGGAGACAGTGGAACAGCGTAGAGGGTCATTCCAGCCTACACTGGAAGAAATTGAGGAATTTCTGGAGGAGAATATGGAGATGGTGACAATGAAGCATGAGATCCAAGAGGGTTGCCCGGGATTAGAAGTTGGAGCAGAAGCTGGTCTAGAGTGGTGCAGCGCGGCCTCTCCTGAGCCTAAGTTGAAACCAGAGGCCAAATATTCAGACCACACTGTTCCCACTGCCAGTACTTCTAGTCTGATCAGTGCTGCCTCTGGTGAGACCAAAACAGAGTTAGTTAACCACACACATGAATCTAACACAGGGGCCAAGAAAGGATCAACCAACAGACCTTCATCAGCAGACAGTAGAACAAATGCTAACGGGAGGCCCGTCGTCCTACAGATTCAGCGAGTTCAGGTGAAGCAAGAGCCGACAGTAGCACCACTTACCCCAGTTGCCCAGCACTCAAAGCCTTCCCCAGCCTCAGACATGAAAATTGCACAGCTACTGGTCAACATCCAAGGTCAGACTTTTGCCCTGGTGCCCCACATATTGCCCTCCCCCGGCCTTAATGTGTCCTCCAAGTTTGTACGCATTGCTCCAGTCCCAATTGCAGCCAAACCTCTTGGACTTGGGGATAGCTTGGCCAGCCAGGGATCAGGGATTCTTGTTGGAAGTCAAAAGTTCCAGAAGAATCCAGTGGCTGATCTTATCAAAATGCACAAATGCACTTTTCCTGGCTGCACTAAGATGTACACAAAGAGCAGTCACCTGAAGGCCCACCTGAGGAGACACACAGGGGAAAAGCCTTTTGCCTGCAACTGGCAGGGCTGTGGATGGAG gTTTTCTCGGTCTGATGAGCTGTCTCGTCACAGGCGGTCTCATTCAGGGGTCAAGCCCTACCAATGTCTTGTATGTGAGAAGAAGTTTGCACGGAGTGACCACCTGTCAAAACACATCAAAGTCCATCGTTTTCCACGTAGCAGCCGGACAGTTCGCTCAGCAAACTGA